Proteins encoded in a region of the Streptomyces sp. NBC_00310 genome:
- a CDS encoding epoxide hydrolase family protein, protein MDTDTDTDTDTDTDTDTDTEIRPFRIDIQQAELDDLEDRLARTRWPRELPGEGNGFGRGAPVAAVRELAEYWRTTYDWRAQERRLNAFFQFLTEIDGLDVHFLHVRSPRPDAVPLLLSHGWPHSVVEFTRLIGPLTERGFHVVAPSVPGFAFSEGPREEGFGIDDVARMWAELMRRLGYDRYGVQGGDLGAYLAPAVARTAPSHVVGVHINGGFGFPTERDVPELTDAERAHHEMIKQWSVGGVDHHTLLRFAPQTFAYAWNDSPVAQLAWMMQKFEDFGIRDHDHDRDRDRDLFLTNVALYWLTGTSGTSSWFMYNRREFAWPEGQKHAPTGVYCGPPAIRRLAERDNRIVHWPESNPGSHFVGMDEPVALATDIRVFFDRIL, encoded by the coding sequence ATGGACACCGACACCGACACCGACACCGACACCGACACCGACACCGACACCGACACCGAGATCCGTCCCTTCCGCATCGACATCCAGCAGGCCGAACTGGACGACCTGGAGGACCGGTTGGCGCGTACGCGCTGGCCTCGAGAGCTGCCGGGCGAGGGGAACGGCTTCGGCAGGGGCGCGCCGGTGGCGGCGGTGCGGGAGCTGGCCGAGTACTGGCGCACGACGTACGACTGGCGGGCCCAGGAACGCCGCCTCAACGCGTTCTTCCAGTTCCTGACCGAGATCGACGGCCTGGACGTGCACTTCCTCCATGTGCGCTCGCCCCGGCCCGACGCCGTCCCTCTCCTGCTTTCTCACGGCTGGCCCCACTCGGTCGTCGAGTTCACGCGTCTGATCGGTCCGCTGACGGAGCGCGGGTTCCATGTCGTGGCCCCGTCCGTCCCCGGCTTCGCCTTCTCCGAGGGGCCGAGGGAGGAGGGCTTCGGCATCGACGACGTGGCGCGCATGTGGGCCGAGTTGATGCGCCGCCTCGGCTACGACCGCTACGGCGTTCAGGGCGGCGACCTGGGCGCGTACCTGGCGCCGGCGGTGGCCCGTACGGCCCCCTCGCATGTCGTCGGCGTCCACATCAACGGTGGCTTCGGCTTCCCCACGGAGAGGGACGTCCCCGAACTGACCGACGCCGAGCGGGCCCACCACGAGATGATCAAGCAGTGGTCGGTCGGCGGCGTCGACCACCACACCCTCCTCCGCTTCGCCCCGCAGACCTTCGCGTACGCCTGGAACGACTCGCCGGTGGCCCAACTCGCCTGGATGATGCAGAAGTTCGAGGACTTCGGCATCCGTGACCACGACCACGACCGCGACCGTGACCGTGACCTGTTCCTCACGAACGTCGCGCTCTACTGGCTGACGGGCACCTCCGGCACGTCGTCCTGGTTCATGTACAACCGCCGGGAGTTCGCGTGGCCGGAGGGGCAGAAGCACGCCCCGACGGGCGTGTACTGCGGCCCGCCCGCGATCCGCCGCCTCGCCGAACGCGACAATCGGATCGTGCACTGGCCGGAGTCGAACCCGGGGAGCCACTTCGTGGGGATGGACGAGCCGGTGGCACTGGCGACCGACATCCGCGTCTTCTTCGACAGGATTCTCTGA
- a CDS encoding MMPL family transporter has protein sequence MATFLYKLGRLAFRRRHFVALLWVALLTLAGVGAASAPAAGSSSFSIPGTEAQKAFDLLEQRYPGMSADGGTARVVFKAPDGEKMTDAANKATVEKTVEELGDGSEVVSVSDPFTTRAVSRDGTVAYASVTYKVPGMELKDSSKKALETAAHKAQDAGLTVEMGGDALQAEPETAATGEIIGLALAAVVLVVTLGSLVAAGLPLLTAIIGVGIGVSTITALADALDLGDTTSTLALMIGLAVGIDYALFIVSRYRSELAEGREREEAVGRAVGTAGSAVVFAGLTVVIALAGLAVVNVPMLTKMGLAAAGTVVIAVLIALTMVPALLGYAGRRVRPAGEKGKLLGRRKAKGSATDSGKESAVVKPSMGTRWASFVVRRPVAVLLFGVVGLGAIAVPATQLELGLPDDGSQPTSTTQRRAYDLLSEGFGPGFNGPLMVVVDAKDSASPQEAATAVTDGIKGLKDVVTVTPATFNKAGDTAMITVIPNSKPSSTQTEDLVHAIRDEGAGVTADTDAKVLVTGATAMNIDFSQKLTDALLPYLALVVGLAFLLLIVIFRSILVPLKAALGFLLSVLAALGAVVAVFQWGWLAGLIGVEETGPIMSMMPIFMVGVVFGLAMDYEVFLVTRIREAYVHGENPNQAVVTGFKYSARVVAAAAAIMMAVFAGFIGSGESMIKMIGFGLAIAVLFDAFVVRMAIVPAVLALLGDKAWWLPKWLDRALPNVDVEGEGLRAHDDAAKKSAEDDEDRELVRA, from the coding sequence GTGGCCACATTCCTCTACAAACTCGGTCGACTCGCCTTCCGGCGACGACACTTCGTAGCCCTGCTCTGGGTGGCACTGCTGACGCTCGCGGGCGTCGGCGCCGCCTCCGCGCCCGCCGCCGGCTCGTCCTCCTTCTCCATCCCGGGGACCGAGGCCCAGAAGGCCTTCGACCTGCTGGAACAGCGCTATCCCGGCATGAGCGCCGACGGCGGCACCGCCCGGGTCGTCTTCAAAGCGCCCGACGGCGAGAAGATGACCGACGCCGCGAACAAGGCGACCGTCGAGAAGACCGTCGAGGAACTGGGCGACGGCTCCGAAGTCGTCTCCGTCAGCGACCCGTTCACCACCAGGGCGGTCAGCAGGGACGGGACGGTCGCCTACGCCTCGGTCACGTACAAGGTCCCGGGCATGGAGCTGAAGGACTCCTCCAAGAAGGCTCTGGAGACCGCCGCGCACAAGGCGCAGGACGCCGGGCTGACCGTCGAGATGGGCGGTGACGCCCTGCAGGCCGAGCCCGAGACGGCGGCCACCGGCGAGATCATCGGCCTCGCCCTGGCCGCGGTCGTCCTCGTCGTCACCCTGGGCTCGCTCGTCGCGGCCGGGCTGCCGCTGCTGACGGCGATCATCGGCGTCGGCATCGGCGTCTCCACCATCACCGCCCTCGCCGACGCGCTCGACCTCGGCGACACCACCTCCACCCTCGCCCTGATGATCGGTCTCGCGGTCGGTATCGACTACGCGCTCTTCATCGTCTCCCGCTACCGGTCCGAACTGGCCGAGGGCCGGGAACGCGAGGAAGCGGTCGGCCGGGCCGTCGGCACCGCCGGCTCGGCGGTGGTCTTCGCGGGCCTCACGGTCGTGATCGCGCTGGCCGGTCTCGCGGTCGTCAACGTCCCGATGCTGACCAAGATGGGGCTCGCGGCGGCGGGCACGGTCGTCATCGCGGTCCTCATCGCCCTCACCATGGTCCCGGCGCTGCTCGGCTACGCGGGCCGCAGGGTCCGGCCGGCCGGTGAGAAGGGCAAGCTGCTCGGACGCCGCAAGGCGAAGGGCTCCGCCACGGATTCCGGCAAGGAATCCGCCGTGGTCAAGCCCAGCATGGGCACCCGTTGGGCGAGCTTCGTCGTCCGTCGTCCGGTCGCCGTGCTGCTGTTCGGCGTGGTCGGCCTGGGCGCGATCGCGGTCCCTGCCACCCAGCTGGAGCTGGGCCTGCCCGACGACGGCTCGCAGCCGACGTCCACCACGCAGCGCCGGGCGTACGACCTGCTGTCCGAGGGCTTCGGGCCCGGCTTCAACGGCCCCCTGATGGTCGTCGTCGACGCCAAGGACAGCGCGTCCCCGCAGGAGGCCGCCACCGCGGTGACGGACGGGATCAAGGGTCTCAAGGACGTCGTCACGGTGACCCCCGCGACGTTCAACAAGGCCGGCGACACCGCGATGATCACGGTGATCCCGAACTCCAAGCCGTCCTCCACGCAGACCGAGGACCTGGTGCACGCCATCCGTGACGAGGGCGCCGGCGTGACGGCGGACACGGACGCGAAGGTGCTGGTCACCGGCGCCACGGCGATGAACATCGACTTCTCGCAGAAGCTCACCGACGCGCTGCTCCCGTACCTGGCGCTGGTGGTGGGCCTCGCCTTCCTCCTGCTGATCGTGATCTTCCGGTCGATCCTGGTTCCGCTGAAGGCGGCCCTCGGCTTCCTGCTCAGCGTGCTGGCCGCGCTCGGCGCCGTGGTCGCGGTCTTCCAGTGGGGCTGGCTGGCGGGGCTCATCGGCGTCGAGGAGACCGGCCCGATCATGTCGATGATGCCGATCTTCATGGTGGGCGTGGTCTTCGGCCTGGCCATGGACTACGAGGTGTTCCTCGTGACCCGCATACGCGAGGCCTACGTCCACGGCGAGAACCCGAACCAGGCCGTGGTGACCGGCTTCAAGTACAGCGCCCGGGTGGTCGCGGCCGCCGCGGCGATCATGATGGCCGTCTTCGCCGGCTTCATCGGCTCGGGCGAGTCGATGATCAAGATGATCGGCTTCGGCCTCGCCATCGCCGTCCTCTTCGACGCGTTCGTCGTCCGTATGGCCATCGTCCCGGCCGTCCTCGCCCTCCTGGGCGACAAGGCCTGGTGGCTGCCGAAGTGGCTCGACCGCGCGCTGCCGAACGTCGACGTCGAGGGTGAGGGCCTGCGGGCCCACGACGACGCGGCGAAGAAGTCGGCCGAGGACGACGAGGACAGGGAGCTGGTCCGCGCCTGA
- a CDS encoding TetR/AcrR family transcriptional regulator: MTETTTVRRSRITPEREAELYAAVLDLLREVGYDALTMDAVAARTRSSKATLYRQWGGKAELVAKAIRQEKSMTWTGVDTGSLRGDFHALVRREDDCAMEQSSALMRGLAMAVHTNPELLGAFREFLVEPEMAEFQRVLQRAVDRGEVRPDNPALEFVMHMMLGAFVTRTLLEELPPTQAFLVSYIDAVVLPALGVPIG, encoded by the coding sequence ATGACTGAGACCACGACGGTGCGCCGCAGTCGGATCACGCCCGAGCGCGAGGCCGAGCTCTACGCGGCCGTGCTCGACCTGCTCCGGGAGGTCGGCTACGACGCCCTCACCATGGACGCCGTGGCCGCTCGCACCCGCTCCAGCAAGGCCACCCTCTACCGCCAGTGGGGCGGCAAGGCCGAGCTGGTCGCGAAGGCGATCCGGCAGGAGAAGTCGATGACCTGGACCGGCGTCGACACCGGATCCCTGCGCGGCGACTTCCACGCCCTGGTGCGACGCGAGGACGACTGCGCCATGGAACAGAGCTCCGCGCTGATGCGTGGTCTGGCCATGGCGGTGCACACCAACCCCGAACTGCTCGGGGCGTTCCGCGAGTTCCTCGTCGAACCGGAGATGGCGGAGTTCCAGCGGGTGCTGCAGCGCGCGGTCGACCGCGGTGAGGTCCGGCCGGACAACCCCGCGCTCGAGTTCGTGATGCACATGATGCTCGGCGCCTTCGTCACCCGGACGCTGCTCGAAGAGCTGCCGCCGACCCAGGCCTTCCTCGTCTCGTACATCGACGCCGTGGTCCTCCCCGCCCTCGGTGTACCGATCGGCTGA
- a CDS encoding S41 family peptidase yields MGEVSDTYEQGTGREQGTGREQGTGRDTGYLRFPHLNGDRLCFVAEDDLWLAPLDGSDRAWRLTVDRTKVSTPRFSPDGRHIAYTSWRSILPEIHLTPVDGGAPARRLTHWGSPDTEVRGWTPPTPDTGGRSDILAVASHGEPFSYFTWAYKVRTDGDPGRKLPWGPVSDIQCAEIDGERRTLLLTGTPPHEPASWKRYRGGAMGRLWLHGERLLADLDGHLHSPMFVGGRIAFLSDHEGIGNLYSCAYDGSDLRRHTDHDSFYARHAASDGTRVVYQCAGDLWLVDDLAADAVPRRLDIRLGGALTGRRRYQVPAAQHVDGISVDETGRASAVVVRGSLYWLTHRDGPARTIADTPGVRVRLPEMLGSGGQVAYVTDADGEDAIEIAYLPRATGDREPRRLASGGLGRVLELVSDPRGERLAIAADDGRVLLLTVSEASDASEASEAPDAFDVSDAFDASGKAAADAGSEESSGEVTELITSLNGPVRDLAFSPDGAWLTWSHPGIGRTLRQIKMARIKDRIVVDVTNGRFEDENPVFTRDGRYLAFLSWRGFDPVYDVHTGDLSFPLGCRPYLVPLSSATPSPFALNPDGRPVAGGMDPTEDEDTGGTVTVETEGLENRVTPFPVTASKYSALHPVAGGGLVWLRWPISGALGETFANPDDMTGRPTLEYFNISKAKKSELVDHLDWFAVSGDGSRLVVVDEGDLRAVPSTESGDSDSTVWIDLRRILHEVDPAAEWRQSYAEAGRLIRAYFWDPKMSGIDWDGVLDQYRPLVERVASPDEFADLLREVLGELGTSHAYVSAARRNEGPPHYQRRQGLLGANFVRRDDDWTIRRILPGDSSDSKARSPLAGTGIREGSALTHVDGRPVDPTTGPYPLLAGAGGSTVELTFAQPVAHHPSEEASSEGPSGLSDAEGAGRSDAEGAGRSTTEGAGRSRRVAVVPLIDERPLRYQDWVAKRREVVRELSGGHCGYLHIPDMGGSGWAQFNRDLRMEVSRPALIVDVRGNAGGHISELVVEKLTRTILGWDLTRNAQPVSYASSAPRGPVVALADEATSSDGDMITAAFKLLKLGPVVGLRTWGGVVGMTGRHQLGDGTVITVPMNAAWFDAYGWTIENRGVTPDLEVLRTPLDWAEGRNTQLDAAVSLALDLLKSHPPADPPDYTNTPNRSRPKLPRRQQAP; encoded by the coding sequence ATGGGAGAGGTGAGCGACACCTACGAGCAAGGGACAGGCCGGGAGCAGGGGACGGGCCGGGAGCAAGGGACGGGCCGGGACACCGGCTACCTCCGCTTCCCCCACCTCAACGGCGACCGGCTCTGCTTCGTGGCCGAGGACGACCTGTGGCTGGCCCCTCTCGACGGCTCGGACCGCGCCTGGCGGCTCACCGTCGACCGTACGAAGGTCAGCACGCCCCGTTTCTCGCCCGACGGCCGGCACATCGCGTACACGAGCTGGCGGAGCATCCTCCCGGAGATCCATCTGACGCCGGTGGACGGCGGGGCACCCGCACGCCGGCTCACCCACTGGGGCAGCCCCGACACCGAGGTCCGCGGCTGGACGCCCCCGACCCCCGACACCGGGGGCCGCTCGGACATCCTGGCCGTCGCCTCCCACGGCGAGCCGTTCTCGTACTTCACCTGGGCCTACAAGGTGCGCACGGACGGCGACCCCGGCCGCAAGCTCCCCTGGGGCCCGGTCTCCGACATCCAGTGCGCCGAGATCGACGGCGAGCGCCGCACCCTGCTGCTCACCGGGACGCCCCCGCACGAACCGGCGTCCTGGAAGCGCTACCGGGGCGGAGCCATGGGCCGCCTCTGGCTGCACGGCGAGCGGCTGCTGGCCGACCTCGACGGGCACCTCCACTCGCCCATGTTCGTCGGCGGCCGGATCGCCTTCCTCTCCGACCACGAGGGCATCGGCAACCTCTACTCCTGCGCGTACGACGGCTCCGACCTGCGCCGCCACACCGACCACGACTCCTTCTACGCCCGGCACGCGGCCAGCGACGGCACCCGGGTGGTCTACCAGTGCGCCGGCGACCTGTGGCTCGTCGACGACCTCGCCGCCGACGCCGTCCCCCGCCGCCTCGACATCCGGCTCGGCGGGGCGCTCACCGGGCGGCGGCGATACCAGGTGCCGGCCGCCCAGCACGTCGACGGCATCTCCGTGGACGAGACGGGCCGGGCGAGCGCGGTCGTCGTACGCGGCAGCCTGTACTGGCTGACCCACCGCGACGGCCCCGCCCGGACCATCGCCGACACCCCCGGCGTACGCGTCCGGCTGCCCGAGATGCTCGGCTCCGGCGGCCAGGTGGCGTACGTGACGGACGCGGACGGCGAGGACGCGATCGAGATCGCCTACCTCCCCCGGGCCACCGGAGACCGCGAGCCCCGCCGCCTCGCCTCCGGCGGCCTGGGCCGCGTCCTGGAACTGGTGTCCGACCCACGCGGCGAACGCCTGGCCATCGCCGCCGACGACGGCCGCGTCCTCCTCCTCACAGTGTCCGAGGCGTCGGACGCGTCCGAGGCATCCGAGGCCCCCGATGCGTTCGACGTGTCCGATGCGTTCGACGCGTCCGGCAAAGCGGCTGCCGACGCGGGCTCCGAGGAATCGAGCGGCGAGGTCACCGAGCTCATCACATCCCTCAACGGCCCCGTCCGCGACCTCGCCTTCTCACCCGACGGCGCCTGGCTGACCTGGTCCCACCCGGGCATCGGCCGCACCCTCCGCCAGATCAAGATGGCCCGCATAAAGGACCGGATCGTCGTCGACGTCACCAACGGCCGCTTCGAGGACGAGAACCCCGTGTTCACGCGCGACGGCCGCTACCTCGCCTTCCTGTCCTGGCGCGGCTTCGACCCGGTCTACGACGTCCACACCGGCGACCTGTCCTTCCCGCTCGGCTGCCGCCCCTACTTGGTCCCGCTCTCCTCCGCCACGCCCTCCCCCTTCGCCCTGAACCCCGACGGCCGCCCGGTCGCCGGGGGCATGGACCCGACCGAGGACGAGGACACCGGCGGAACGGTGACCGTCGAGACCGAGGGCCTGGAGAACCGCGTCACGCCCTTCCCCGTCACCGCCTCCAAGTACTCGGCGCTGCACCCCGTCGCGGGCGGCGGCCTGGTCTGGCTCCGCTGGCCCATCTCGGGCGCCCTGGGCGAGACCTTCGCCAACCCGGACGACATGACCGGCCGCCCGACCCTCGAATACTTCAACATCAGCAAGGCCAAGAAGTCCGAACTCGTCGACCATCTGGACTGGTTCGCGGTCAGCGGCGACGGCTCGCGGCTCGTGGTCGTCGACGAGGGCGACCTGCGGGCCGTCCCCTCCACCGAGTCCGGCGACAGCGACTCGACCGTCTGGATCGACCTCCGGCGCATCCTGCACGAGGTCGACCCGGCCGCGGAGTGGCGCCAGTCGTACGCGGAGGCCGGCCGCCTCATCCGCGCGTACTTCTGGGACCCGAAGATGAGCGGCATCGACTGGGACGGCGTCCTCGACCAGTACCGCCCGCTGGTCGAACGGGTCGCGTCCCCCGACGAGTTCGCGGACCTGCTGAGGGAGGTCCTGGGCGAACTGGGCACCTCCCACGCCTACGTCTCCGCCGCGCGCCGCAACGAGGGCCCACCCCACTACCAGCGCCGCCAGGGCCTCCTGGGCGCCAACTTCGTCCGCCGGGACGACGACTGGACGATCCGCCGCATCCTCCCCGGCGACTCGTCCGACTCCAAGGCCCGCTCCCCCCTGGCCGGCACGGGCATCCGGGAGGGCTCGGCCCTGACCCACGTCGACGGCCGCCCGGTGGACCCGACGACGGGCCCGTACCCCCTGCTCGCGGGCGCGGGCGGCTCGACCGTCGAACTGACCTTCGCCCAGCCCGTCGCCCACCACCCTTCCGAGGAAGCTTCCTCGGAAGGCCCTTCGGGCCTCTCCGACGCGGAGGGCGCGGGCCGCTCCGACGCGGAAGGCGCAGGCCGCTCCACCACGGAAGGCGCAGGCCGCTCCCGCCGCGTCGCCGTGGTCCCCCTCATCGACGAACGCCCCCTCCGCTACCAGGACTGGGTCGCCAAACGCCGCGAGGTCGTCCGCGAGTTGAGCGGCGGCCACTGCGGCTACCTCCACATCCCGGACATGGGCGGCTCCGGCTGGGCCCAGTTCAACCGCGACCTGCGCATGGAGGTGTCCCGGCCCGCCCTGATCGTCGACGTGCGCGGCAACGCTGGCGGCCACATCAGCGAACTGGTCGTCGAGAAACTCACCCGCACGATCCTCGGCTGGGACCTGACCCGAAACGCCCAGCCGGTGTCGTACGCGTCGAGCGCCCCCCGCGGCCCTGTGGTGGCCCTGGCCGACGAAGCGACCTCGTCCGACGGCGACATGATCACCGCCGCCTTCAAGCTCCTCAAGCTCGGCCCCGTCGTCGGCCTGCGCACCTGGGGCGGCGTCGTCGGCATGACCGGCCGCCACCAACTCGGCGACGGCACGGTCATCACCGTCCCCATGAACGCCGCCTGGTTCGACGCGTACGGCTGGACCATCGAGAACCGAGGCGTCACCCCGGACCTGGAAGTCCTCCGCACCCCCCTCGACTGGGCCGAGGGCCGCAACACCCAACTGGACGCGGCGGTGTCCCTGGCCCTGGACCTCCTGAAGTCCCACCCCCCGGCGGACCCCCCGGACTACACGAACACCCCGAACAGATCCCGCCCGAAGCTACCGCGACGCCAGCAAGCCCCGTAG
- a CDS encoding SDR family oxidoreductase: MSNGSTLEGRVAVVTGAARGVGELLARKLSVRGVKVALVGLEPDELKRVSERLYGDSEFWHADVTDHEAMARVAAEVKERFGRIDIVVANAGVANSGPFVDSDPDSWRRVIEVNLVGSAVTGRAFLPALIESRGYLLQIASLAAITPAPMMTAYCASKSGVEAYAHCLRAEVGHQGVGVGVGYLSWTDTDMVRGADKDEALRELRERLPWPAGKTYPLGPAVDRLVAGIERRSSHVYGQWWLRGMQGVRGYLPGLIGTFAPREVRRMEPRLREVSKGLVGAGGAADERTRGVGAPESG; encoded by the coding sequence ATGAGCAACGGCAGCACCCTGGAGGGGCGGGTCGCGGTCGTCACCGGGGCCGCGCGGGGCGTCGGGGAACTCCTCGCGCGCAAGCTCTCGGTGCGCGGGGTGAAGGTCGCGCTCGTCGGCCTCGAACCGGACGAGCTGAAGCGGGTGTCGGAACGGCTGTACGGGGACAGCGAGTTCTGGCACGCCGACGTCACCGACCATGAGGCCATGGCGCGGGTCGCGGCGGAGGTGAAGGAGCGGTTCGGGCGGATCGACATCGTCGTCGCCAACGCGGGGGTCGCGAACAGCGGGCCGTTCGTGGACTCCGACCCGGACTCCTGGCGGCGGGTCATCGAGGTCAACCTCGTCGGATCGGCGGTCACCGGGCGGGCGTTCCTGCCGGCGCTGATCGAGAGCCGGGGCTATCTGCTGCAGATCGCCTCCCTCGCCGCGATCACTCCGGCGCCGATGATGACGGCGTACTGCGCGTCGAAGTCGGGCGTCGAGGCGTACGCGCACTGTCTGCGTGCTGAGGTCGGGCATCAGGGGGTGGGCGTCGGGGTCGGGTATCTGTCCTGGACCGACACGGACATGGTGCGCGGCGCCGACAAGGACGAGGCGCTGCGGGAGTTGCGGGAGCGGCTGCCGTGGCCGGCCGGCAAGACGTATCCGCTGGGGCCGGCCGTGGACCGGCTCGTCGCCGGGATCGAACGGCGGTCCAGTCATGTGTACGGGCAGTGGTGGCTGCGGGGGATGCAGGGCGTACGCGGGTATCTCCCCGGGCTCATAGGGACGTTCGCGCCCCGGGAGGTGCGGCGGATGGAGCCGCGGCTTCGTGAGGTGTCCAAGGGGCTGGTGGGGGCCGGTGGGGCCGCGGACGAGCGGACGCGGGGGGTGGGGGCGCCGGAAAGCGGATGA
- a CDS encoding alpha/beta fold hydrolase: MTRLTHVKHGPYAPPVAVRELAAVSADGARLHVEVHGPEDAPAVVLVHGWTCSTAYWAAQVRDLAVDHRVVVYDQRGHGRSPASAVCSADALADDLEAVLAATLAPGEKAVLAGHSMGGMTLMAAAGRARFREHAAAVLLCSTGSSKLVAESLVVPMRPGRVRTWLTRQVLGSRAPLGPVTPVARRILKYATMGPGSSPVMVEACARIVHACPARVRHAWSHVLASLDVDHGVRELTVPTAVVVGTADRMTPPVHARALAAALPDCVGVSELTGVGHMAPVEAPEAVTARIRGLVTTYATRYATTGRDELEEAGA; this comes from the coding sequence GTGACCCGACTGACCCATGTGAAGCACGGGCCCTACGCGCCGCCCGTCGCCGTAAGAGAGTTGGCGGCCGTGTCCGCCGACGGGGCGCGGCTGCACGTCGAGGTGCACGGACCCGAGGACGCGCCCGCGGTGGTGCTGGTGCACGGCTGGACGTGTTCGACGGCGTACTGGGCGGCGCAGGTCCGGGACCTCGCCGTCGACCACCGGGTGGTCGTCTACGACCAGCGCGGTCACGGCCGCAGTCCCGCCTCCGCCGTGTGCAGCGCGGACGCCCTCGCCGACGATCTGGAGGCGGTGCTCGCGGCGACGCTCGCGCCGGGCGAGAAGGCGGTCCTGGCCGGGCACTCCATGGGCGGGATGACGCTGATGGCGGCGGCCGGGCGGGCGCGCTTCCGGGAGCACGCGGCGGCGGTCCTGCTGTGCAGCACGGGCAGTTCGAAGCTGGTCGCCGAGTCGCTGGTCGTGCCGATGCGGCCGGGGCGCGTGCGCACCTGGCTCACCCGGCAGGTCCTCGGCTCGCGGGCGCCGCTCGGGCCGGTCACGCCCGTCGCTCGGCGGATCCTCAAGTACGCGACCATGGGCCCCGGTTCGTCGCCGGTGATGGTCGAGGCGTGTGCGCGGATCGTGCACGCGTGCCCGGCCAGGGTGCGGCACGCCTGGTCGCATGTCCTCGCCTCGCTCGATGTCGACCACGGGGTACGGGAGTTGACGGTGCCGACGGCCGTCGTCGTGGGCACGGCGGACCGGATGACCCCGCCGGTGCACGCGCGGGCGCTGGCCGCCGCGCTGCCCGACTGCGTGGGCGTGAGCGAGCTGACCGGGGTCGGGCACATGGCGCCGGTGGAGGCGCCGGAGGCGGTCACCGCCCGGATACGCGGGCTCGTGACGACGTACGCGACGAGGTACGCGACGACCGGGCGGGACGAGTTGGAGGAGGCGGGCGCATGA
- a CDS encoding flavin-containing monooxygenase: MAERQQGQGRRGPHVRVAVVGSGFGGLGAAVRLRREGITDFVVLERAGSVGGTWRDNDYPGCACDVPSHLYSFSFAPNYEWPRAFSGQEHIRAYLEHVTDVFGLRSHIRFDSEVMRMAWDGERLCWDIETATGPLSADVVVSATGPLSDPRIPTEAELPGLGSFPGEVFHSARWDHGYDLRGKRVAMIGTGASAAQIVPAIQPEVGRLTLFQRTPPWVLPRVDRGIGGVERWLHRQLPFTAQARRGLLWGMRELQVQAFTKRPKVLGVVERVAKRNLARTVKDPDLRARLTPDYRIGCKRILLSNTYYPALTQPNVDVVASGLAKVDGSTLVAADGSAAEVDAIVFGTGFHVTDMPIADRVVGADGRTLAEAWADGGMRSLRGSSAAGFPNWMTIIGPNTGLGNSSMILMIESQLNYMADFVRQLDVLGGRAALDARPAAVDAWNERVQKRMEGTVWNTGGCTSWYLDANGRNTTVWPGTTSEFRGATRRVDLSEYAVLRPARPGTENEETPRKGDTAKVEAGA; the protein is encoded by the coding sequence ATGGCCGAACGGCAGCAGGGGCAGGGGCGGCGGGGGCCGCATGTACGGGTGGCGGTGGTCGGGTCCGGGTTCGGCGGGCTCGGCGCGGCCGTGCGGCTGCGGCGTGAGGGGATCACCGACTTCGTCGTCCTGGAGCGGGCCGGTTCCGTCGGCGGCACCTGGCGGGACAACGACTACCCGGGGTGCGCCTGTGACGTGCCGTCCCATCTGTACTCGTTCTCGTTCGCGCCCAACTATGAGTGGCCGCGCGCCTTCTCCGGGCAGGAGCACATCCGGGCCTATCTGGAGCATGTGACGGACGTCTTCGGGCTGCGGTCCCATATTCGCTTCGACTCCGAGGTGATGAGGATGGCCTGGGACGGGGAGCGGTTGTGCTGGGACATCGAGACCGCGACCGGGCCGCTGTCCGCCGATGTCGTCGTCTCCGCGACCGGGCCGCTCTCCGATCCGAGGATCCCGACCGAGGCGGAGCTGCCGGGGCTGGGCTCGTTCCCCGGCGAGGTCTTCCACTCCGCCCGCTGGGACCACGGCTACGACCTGCGCGGCAAGCGGGTCGCGATGATCGGTACGGGCGCCTCGGCGGCCCAGATCGTGCCGGCGATCCAGCCCGAGGTCGGCCGGCTGACCCTCTTCCAGCGGACCCCGCCCTGGGTGCTGCCGCGGGTCGACCGGGGCATCGGCGGCGTCGAGCGGTGGCTGCACCGGCAGTTGCCCTTCACCGCGCAGGCCCGGCGCGGACTGCTGTGGGGCATGCGGGAGCTGCAGGTGCAGGCCTTCACCAAGCGGCCCAAGGTGCTGGGCGTGGTGGAGCGGGTGGCGAAGCGGAACCTGGCCCGGACCGTCAAGGACCCGGACCTGCGCGCCCGGCTCACCCCCGACTACCGCATCGGCTGCAAGCGCATCCTGCTGTCCAACACCTACTATCCGGCGCTCACGCAGCCGAACGTCGACGTGGTCGCCTCCGGGCTGGCCAAGGTCGACGGCTCCACGCTCGTCGCCGCCGACGGGTCCGCCGCCGAGGTCGACGCGATCGTCTTCGGCACCGGGTTCCATGTCACCGACATGCCCATCGCCGACCGGGTCGTGGGCGCCGACGGCCGGACCCTCGCCGAGGCCTGGGCGGACGGCGGGATGCGGTCGCTGCGCGGGTCGTCGGCCGCCGGGTTCCCGAACTGGATGACGATCATCGGGCCCAACACGGGCCTCGGGAACTCCAGCATGATCCTGATGATCGAGTCCCAGCTGAACTACATGGCGGACTTCGTACGGCAGTTGGACGTGCTGGGCGGCCGGGCCGCCCTCGACGCCCGGCCCGCGGCCGTGGACGCCTGGAACGAGCGGGTCCAGAAGCGCATGGAGGGCACGGTCTGGAACACCGGCGGCTGCACCAGCTGGTATCTCGACGCCAACGGCCGTAACACGACCGTCTGGCCGGGGACGACGTCCGAGTTCCGGGGCGCGACCCGACGGGTCGATCTGAGCGAGTACGCGGTGCTGCGGCCGGCACGGCCGGGTACGGAGAACGAGGAGACGCCCAGGAAGGGCGACACGGCGAAGGTGGAGGCCGGAGCGTGA